One part of the candidate division WOR-3 bacterium genome encodes these proteins:
- a CDS encoding T9SS type A sorting domain-containing protein — protein sequence MIPRELYQAAHKVTLPVKNPNNNGVCLAGFSIYWKPEGKTSGGPQDIGTMPLNSEKIMLNVYPNPTKSSLTIQYNLPKAGYVNISLYDVSGRLIDVLVKDILSVGSHSITFDTANLAQGIYFVKLTSEEQSTMKKIILMR from the coding sequence ATGATTCCCAGAGAACTCTATCAGGCCGCTCATAAGGTCACCCTTCCAGTTAAGAATCCCAATAATAATGGAGTCTGTCTTGCGGGATTTAGTATTTACTGGAAACCTGAAGGCAAAACCAGTGGTGGTCCACAGGATATTGGCACAATGCCCTTAAATTCAGAAAAGATAATGCTGAATGTTTATCCGAATCCGACTAAGAGTAGTCTTACCATTCAATATAATCTACCTAAAGCAGGCTATGTGAACATATCACTATACGATGTTTCGGGAAGACTAATTGATGTGCTGGTTAAAGACATCCTAAGCGTTGGTTCGCATTCCATCACATTCGACACGGCTAATCTTGCACAAGGGATCTACTTTGTTAAACTTACTTCAGAAGAGCAATCTACGATGAAGAAAATAATACTAATGCGCTGA